From a region of the Nitrospira sp. genome:
- a CDS encoding NADH-quinone oxidoreductase subunit N, which yields MTLQDFIALSPLLDLGAFSLVTMLAIACRRHHARIAIFAFVSCLLTLATLPWAATVAPRAVTTLLVVDGHALLYMGLVLTATMVIIALSYRYLNFQFREKEGVEEYYLLLLLATFGGLVLTTAAHFVSFFLGFELLGLSLCSLIGYLRTRRHPLEAAVKYLLLSITASALLLFGLALLYFESGAMTFHGVGAIMKQAQSVPALWLGGLILVLIGIALKLGLAPFHMWIPDVYQGAPTPITTYIATVSKAAVVALLLRFATEVGVLELPPVVHLFSLLAVVSMVTGNVLALLQQNVKRLLAYSSIAHFGYVLVALLAGGPPAAEAVTFYVIVYCAMSLGAFGVVTVYSSEGGDKNRFEDYQGLFWTRPWLAAMLALSLLSLAGIPVTAGFIGKFYAIAAGVDAGLWWLVLALIGNSVVSLYYYLRLIVTLFDEEPAQATALQGLPIQSLQTAGWTAAFSLGFVASIILMLGLYPGPLMEVIRDSVSNLLMVAVQRP from the coding sequence ATGACACTCCAAGACTTCATTGCCCTTTCACCACTCCTAGATCTTGGGGCCTTCTCCCTTGTGACCATGCTCGCGATTGCCTGTCGGCGACACCATGCACGCATCGCCATCTTCGCGTTTGTGTCATGCCTCCTCACGCTGGCAACATTACCCTGGGCGGCCACGGTGGCCCCACGAGCCGTGACGACCTTGCTGGTCGTGGATGGACATGCCTTGTTGTACATGGGACTCGTCCTGACTGCCACGATGGTCATCATCGCATTATCTTACCGATACTTGAATTTCCAGTTTCGTGAGAAGGAAGGTGTGGAGGAATATTATTTGCTTCTCCTGCTGGCCACCTTCGGGGGATTGGTCCTAACCACGGCTGCGCATTTCGTGTCGTTTTTTCTTGGGTTCGAACTCCTCGGTCTGTCCCTCTGTAGTCTGATCGGGTACTTACGCACGAGACGCCATCCGCTCGAAGCCGCGGTGAAATACCTGCTGTTGTCCATCACCGCGTCCGCGCTCCTTCTGTTCGGTCTAGCGCTTCTGTATTTCGAAAGCGGTGCCATGACCTTTCACGGTGTGGGAGCAATCATGAAACAGGCGCAGTCCGTTCCTGCACTGTGGTTAGGAGGATTAATCCTGGTTCTCATTGGGATCGCCTTGAAGCTCGGGCTCGCACCGTTTCATATGTGGATTCCCGATGTATACCAGGGAGCGCCTACTCCCATCACGACCTATATCGCAACCGTCTCCAAGGCAGCAGTGGTGGCATTGCTACTCCGATTCGCCACCGAGGTTGGGGTGTTGGAACTGCCTCCGGTTGTCCATCTGTTCAGCCTCCTGGCGGTTGTGTCAATGGTCACGGGGAATGTCCTTGCGCTCTTACAACAGAATGTGAAACGGCTCCTGGCCTATTCCTCAATCGCCCACTTTGGCTATGTGCTGGTCGCGCTGCTGGCTGGTGGTCCTCCCGCTGCCGAAGCAGTCACCTTTTATGTCATCGTATACTGTGCCATGTCGTTGGGTGCCTTTGGCGTGGTGACGGTGTATTCGAGCGAGGGAGGGGACAAGAATCGTTTCGAGGACTATCAAGGGTTGTTTTGGACGCGGCCCTGGCTCGCCGCCATGCTGGCGCTGAGCCTGTTGTCCTTGGCCGGTATCCCGGTGACAGCGGGGTTCATTGGGAAGTTTTATGCAATTGCGGCTGGCGTCGACGCCGGTCTGTGGTGGCTGGTACTGGCGCTGATCGGGAACAGCGTCGTCAGCCTGTACTACTATCTGCGACTGATCGTGACGTTGTTCGACGAAGAGCCGGCACAGGCAACCGCTCTTCAAGGACTGCCTATCCAATCTCTCCAGACGGCAGGCTGGACGGCTGCTTTCTCTCTGGGATTCGTTGCCTCGATCATTCTCATGTTAGGACTCTATCCAGGACCACTGATGGAAGTGATCCGAGATTCTGTCAGTAACCTGCTCATGGTGGCCGTGCAGAGACCATGA
- a CDS encoding NADH-quinone oxidoreductase subunit M has product MVLWLLILIPILAAPLAWMGQQWSRHAPRWIALSAMSVDFLLASFFGSQGLSLQASGHGAWLVESHVSWIPRWGISLHLGLDGLSVILILLTTFVGVVAIIASWTEIQNRVGLFHCNVLLALGGVIGVFLAIDLFLFFFFWELMLVPMYLLIIIWGHAQRRHASFKFFLFTQAGSLVLLVAIVALALLHQQATGRPSFDYADLMGLTLSSEMARWLMLAFLIGFLVKLPALPFHTWLPDSYTEAPTGATIILAGILAKTGAYGLLRFTVPMFPEVISDVAPLVMGLGALSILYGAVLACAQTDIKRLVAYSSISHMGFILLGAFAGTELALHGTVMQMVAHGLSTGGLFLLAGALQERYQTREMGQMGGLWSVTPRLAAMALFFACASLGLPGMANFIGEFLILFGSYAAQPFMIILASIGMVMAAIYSLGMMQRTFFGQQRDARMAPDLSNVAFGTLLFMAVLQIWLGLYPKIVLTTARPVMEQLVQSVVASPNPTHSPSGSLLSSHIGTSQGSAP; this is encoded by the coding sequence ATGGTCCTCTGGCTGCTCATACTCATTCCAATTCTCGCGGCGCCCCTCGCCTGGATGGGGCAGCAGTGGTCGCGCCATGCTCCTCGTTGGATCGCACTCAGTGCCATGTCCGTTGATTTTCTGCTGGCGTCCTTCTTTGGGAGCCAAGGTCTCTCGCTTCAGGCGTCAGGCCATGGGGCATGGCTTGTAGAAAGTCACGTCAGTTGGATTCCCCGCTGGGGCATCAGCCTGCATCTTGGCCTCGATGGGCTGAGTGTGATCCTCATTCTGTTGACGACCTTCGTTGGGGTCGTTGCCATCATTGCCTCCTGGACAGAAATCCAGAACCGGGTCGGATTGTTTCATTGTAACGTCCTGCTGGCCCTTGGTGGGGTCATCGGGGTGTTTCTCGCTATCGATCTGTTTCTGTTTTTCTTCTTTTGGGAGCTCATGCTCGTTCCCATGTATCTCCTGATCATCATCTGGGGCCATGCACAGCGCCGGCACGCTTCATTCAAGTTCTTCTTGTTTACGCAGGCAGGCAGCTTGGTGCTGCTTGTTGCGATTGTGGCCCTCGCACTCCTGCATCAACAGGCGACAGGACGACCGAGTTTCGACTATGCCGATCTGATGGGACTGACCCTATCCAGCGAGATGGCCAGGTGGTTGATGCTGGCATTTCTCATTGGGTTTCTTGTAAAGCTGCCGGCGCTTCCCTTCCATACGTGGCTGCCGGATAGCTACACAGAGGCGCCCACCGGAGCAACGATCATCCTCGCCGGGATCTTGGCTAAAACCGGCGCCTATGGGTTGCTGCGGTTCACGGTCCCGATGTTTCCGGAAGTGATCAGTGATGTTGCTCCCTTAGTCATGGGACTTGGGGCGCTTAGTATTCTCTATGGAGCGGTGTTGGCCTGTGCACAAACGGATATCAAGCGACTGGTGGCCTACAGCAGCATTAGCCACATGGGATTCATCCTGCTCGGTGCCTTTGCTGGGACGGAGTTGGCGCTGCACGGAACGGTGATGCAGATGGTGGCGCATGGGTTGAGCACCGGCGGCCTCTTCCTGTTGGCTGGCGCGCTTCAGGAGCGTTACCAGACGAGGGAGATGGGGCAGATGGGAGGACTGTGGAGTGTGACGCCACGCCTTGCCGCGATGGCGCTCTTCTTTGCCTGCGCATCACTGGGGTTGCCTGGCATGGCCAATTTCATCGGTGAATTTCTCATCCTGTTCGGATCCTATGCGGCTCAACCGTTCATGATCATTCTGGCATCCATCGGCATGGTTATGGCAGCCATTTATTCTTTAGGCATGATGCAGCGTACATTCTTTGGCCAGCAACGAGATGCCCGTATGGCTCCGGACCTGTCGAATGTCGCGTTTGGGACATTACTCTTCATGGCAGTCCTGCAGATCTGGCTTGGTCTCTACCCGAAGATAGTATTGACCACCGCGAGGCCGGTCATGGAACAGCTTGTACAGTCGGTAGTGGCGTCACCCAATCCGACTCACTCGCCATCAGGATCTCTGCTGTCGTCCCACATTGGGACCTCGCAAGGGAGTGCCCCATGA
- the nuoL gene encoding NADH-quinone oxidoreductase subunit L, which produces MINLIWLIPVLPLAGFLVLALCGGRLSRHQVAWVGCGSVGAAAVATALVAADFLPIFPGRESYHQTLWNWIDTSGMTVGISWYLDALSLLMVAVITGIGFLIHLYSAEYMADDEGYARFFAYMNLFVAAMLTLVLADNLLLLYLGWEGVGLCSYLLIGFWYREPEYGTAAQKAFIVTRIGDTAFAIGLFILFTQFKTLSIQQVQSLATEAWPVGSNLAMIVAVLFLIGAVGKSAQLPLQVWLPDAMAGPTPVSALIHAATMVTAGVYLIARMYHLFTLAPLVQEIIAVLGLATLLLAATSALVQHDIKRVLAYSTMSQIGYMFLALGVGAWSAALFHFLTHSCFKALLFLAAGSVIHSLHHEQDIFRMGGLRRHLPWTFWTFLIGAAAMSGVPLITSGFYSKDWILWSAWSSPLSHRWIWFGALFGALLTGLYSFRLIFRVFFGEVRTQPTGEPGLAMRVPLVVLAFLALTVGFLEMPHTLGNVTLFSDYLSQALPAMELLPGMDESNEAREQIAVTVAALLGIGLAALLFLPGALFTARWSDQSKDRPSVTLLQGGWGFDRLYDRMFVRPWCSLTRHPGDILDRGYEWLAVGAASCHGWMSHTQTGHVRWYAATIAVGTLMLIGLFAM; this is translated from the coding sequence ATGATCAACTTGATTTGGCTGATTCCAGTGCTTCCGCTCGCCGGTTTTCTGGTGTTGGCGCTGTGCGGAGGGCGTTTGTCCCGGCACCAGGTTGCGTGGGTCGGTTGTGGTTCAGTGGGGGCAGCAGCCGTGGCCACTGCGCTTGTCGCCGCGGATTTTCTCCCGATCTTTCCCGGTCGTGAGTCTTACCATCAAACGTTGTGGAATTGGATCGATACGTCCGGGATGACGGTCGGCATTTCCTGGTACCTGGATGCGCTGTCACTCTTGATGGTGGCGGTGATCACCGGCATCGGCTTTTTGATCCATCTGTACTCCGCCGAGTACATGGCAGACGATGAGGGATACGCCAGATTTTTTGCCTATATGAATCTGTTCGTGGCCGCCATGCTGACGCTGGTGCTGGCGGACAATCTCCTTCTGCTCTATCTGGGCTGGGAAGGGGTGGGACTCTGCAGCTACCTCTTGATCGGGTTTTGGTATCGCGAACCAGAATACGGCACTGCCGCGCAGAAGGCCTTTATCGTCACTCGCATCGGAGACACTGCGTTTGCCATCGGGCTATTTATCCTCTTCACGCAATTCAAAACCTTGTCGATCCAACAGGTCCAGAGCCTTGCGACAGAGGCGTGGCCGGTTGGGTCAAACCTTGCCATGATCGTGGCGGTGCTCTTCTTGATCGGGGCGGTCGGGAAGTCGGCGCAATTGCCGCTCCAAGTGTGGTTGCCGGACGCAATGGCCGGCCCCACGCCGGTGAGCGCGCTGATTCATGCGGCCACGATGGTGACGGCAGGGGTCTACCTCATTGCCCGCATGTATCATCTGTTTACGCTTGCCCCGTTGGTGCAAGAGATCATCGCGGTGCTTGGCCTGGCCACGTTGCTGCTTGCTGCGACGAGCGCGCTGGTTCAACACGACATCAAGCGGGTGCTCGCGTATTCGACGATGAGCCAGATCGGCTATATGTTTCTGGCGCTCGGTGTCGGCGCCTGGTCAGCCGCGCTCTTTCATTTTCTGACCCATTCGTGCTTCAAAGCCTTGCTCTTCCTTGCAGCTGGATCAGTCATCCACAGCCTTCATCATGAACAAGACATTTTCCGGATGGGCGGACTTCGGCGGCATCTGCCCTGGACCTTTTGGACATTCTTGATCGGGGCCGCGGCTATGTCAGGCGTTCCTCTCATTACGTCAGGGTTTTACAGCAAAGACTGGATCTTGTGGTCTGCCTGGTCCTCACCCTTAAGCCATCGGTGGATCTGGTTTGGTGCCTTATTCGGGGCGCTGCTGACTGGCCTCTACAGCTTCCGGCTGATCTTTCGAGTGTTTTTTGGTGAGGTCCGCACGCAGCCGACCGGCGAACCAGGTTTGGCCATGCGTGTACCTCTGGTGGTACTGGCCTTCCTTGCGCTCACCGTTGGTTTTCTCGAGATGCCTCACACGCTTGGAAATGTGACCCTGTTCAGTGACTACTTGTCGCAAGCGCTTCCAGCAATGGAGCTGCTTCCTGGAATGGATGAATCAAATGAAGCTCGTGAACAGATTGCCGTCACAGTCGCGGCACTGCTTGGGATTGGGTTGGCCGCTCTTCTGTTCCTGCCTGGCGCCCTCTTTACTGCGCGATGGTCAGATCAATCCAAGGATCGGCCTTCGGTGACCTTACTGCAAGGAGGGTGGGGGTTCGATCGACTGTATGATCGCATGTTTGTGCGACCATGGTGCTCCTTGACCAGACATCCAGGTGATATTCTCGATCGCGGGTATGAGTGGCTGGCCGTTGGCGCTGCATCCTGTCATGGCTGGATGAGTCACACTCAGACGGGGCATGTCCGGTGGTATGCCGCCACCATTGCCGTTGGGACACTGATGTTAATCGGTCTCTTTGCAATGTGA
- the nuoK gene encoding NADH-quinone oxidoreductase subunit NuoK, whose product MLSTPALVLAIMLFGLGLIGLLSRRNILYMLLSLEIMLNAAALAFIAGGARWGQVDGEIMFLFILTLAAAEVSVALGIVLQLSHRFRTLDADAFCEMRG is encoded by the coding sequence ATGTTGAGCACGCCTGCACTCGTGTTGGCCATCATGCTGTTCGGTCTTGGATTGATCGGTTTATTGAGTCGTCGGAACATCCTGTACATGCTCCTGTCGCTCGAAATCATGTTGAACGCCGCCGCTCTCGCGTTCATTGCCGGGGGAGCCCGTTGGGGACAAGTCGATGGCGAGATCATGTTCCTGTTCATCCTCACCCTGGCGGCGGCTGAGGTCTCTGTGGCACTGGGGATCGTGCTGCAGCTGTCACATCGGTTTCGAACATTGGACGCCGATGCATTCTGCGAGATGAGAGGGTGA
- the nuoJ gene encoding NADH-quinone oxidoreductase subunit J translates to MEILFYIAAAVTLLATVRVITHVHAVHALLYLVVALIALALIFYLLGAQFAAALEIIIYGGAIMVLFIFVVMLLGPLAVEQERTWLTPGAWVGPSILALILLGEVGYLIAAGDHTAIVATETRQKGISIALYGPYIIGVELASMLLLPGLIGAYHLGRRIPKESR, encoded by the coding sequence ATGGAAATTCTTTTCTACATCGCCGCCGCCGTAACTCTACTTGCGACGGTGCGCGTCATCACGCATGTGCATGCGGTCCACGCGCTCCTCTACCTGGTCGTGGCGCTGATCGCGTTGGCACTGATTTTCTATTTGCTCGGCGCGCAGTTTGCCGCGGCGCTCGAAATCATCATTTACGGCGGTGCCATCATGGTGCTCTTCATTTTTGTCGTGATGCTGTTGGGGCCGCTCGCGGTTGAACAGGAACGGACCTGGCTCACGCCCGGCGCATGGGTGGGACCCAGTATCCTGGCTCTGATCCTCCTGGGGGAAGTGGGATACCTCATTGCGGCTGGGGACCATACCGCGATTGTTGCCACGGAAACGAGACAGAAAGGTATCTCTATCGCCCTCTATGGACCCTATATTATTGGGGTGGAATTGGCTTCCATGTTGTTGCTGCCTGGGCTGATCGGCGCCTATCACTTGGGGCGTCGTATACCAAAGGAATCTCGTTGA